Within the Dolichospermum compactum NIES-806 genome, the region TAAATTTATTCATTCCCAAAGTCCCTAATAATTATTGCTTGATAGAAGGATGAAATTCAAACTCTTACTCTCTGCGACTCTGCGCCTCTGCGTGAGATATTATTTGAAAGGTTTTTGGCGAATATAATATGACTGCGCCACGCCAAAGGCGAACGCCTTAATCAGCAACGCCCTAATTTGTAATTGATTGGGCTTCCTGATACATAATTTCTTGGAAGTGAATCATATCTTTTTGGGGGTCAGCCAAACTAACTTTGACTAATAAATTTTCTCCTAAATTAACAGAACGGCGGAAAGACATAGGCAACTGTAAACCTAAATCTTCTAATAAAATTAATGCTAAATTGCTATCTTCTCGTAACCACATTAATACAGTCACCTGCCAAACTTGTTCAGGATGACGACGTAAATATTCTAAGGCGTAATATCTATTTGTTTGTCGTTCCACCATTGTTGCTTCCTGGGTAGTACTCATGACTGTCATCATCACTTCTTTGAGTTGTTCAGCAGAGAAAGGTAAACCTTCACCGCGTAAATGTGCTTTCAGTTGGAAGTGGGTGAGTAAGTCGCTGTAACGACGAATGGGAGAGGTAGCTTGAGTGTAGGTATCTAAACCTAACCCAGCATGACGCACCGGTGTAATGCTCATTTCGCTCTTAGGCATACAGCGACGCATGGCACAGGAACGGACAAAACCAGCGGGAAGTTGCAGTAATTCTTCGTCTGGTGGTAATTCTGGTTGAGGTTGACCGCGAAAGGGGAGAGGGATATTATGGGTTTGACCATAACGCGCGGCTACTTCTCCAGCAAGAATCATCATTTCTGCTACTAATTGGCGGGATGAGGAATCATCTAAAACATCAATATTAATATTATCGTCTTTGACTTTGATCATGGCTTCGGGCATATTGATACTGATAGCGCCTTGACCATAACGCCAATTTTTGCGGATTTTTGCCCAATTAGCGATCGCCTCAATTTCTGGTTCAGCCTGTACTCCCAACTCCAACATCTCGTCAACATCCTCATAGGTGAGACGATAGGTAGGCTTGATTAAACCAGCGTGGATACAATAATCTTCAACCGCCCCAACTTCATCCAAAATCACCCCAAAGCTGAGGGCGCAACAGACCTTCCCCTGTACCAAACTCATGGGACCTGTAGCCAACACCTCTGGAAACATAGGAATCATCCCCGTCGGTAAATAAACCGTACTCCCCCGTTTTCTGGCTTCCAAATCCAACTCATCATCTGGCATTAATAACCGGGTCGGGTCAGCAATATGTACCCATAACCGTTCCTTACCATCTGGTAATATCTCCCAACTCAAACCATCGTCTATTTCCGTCGTGCTTTCATCATCAATGGTGTACACCTTGAGATGTGTAAGATCAAGACGGTTTGTGTCCAAATCTGTAGGAGGAAAATCCAAACGTTTTTGCGCCACTTCTAATACCTTTTGCGGA harbors:
- a CDS encoding ribonuclease catalytic domain-containing protein; translation: MDKGTLVEFRVQSDRRLGVVDRPDGKTRWFVVDERGQSHSLAPRQFTYTVNGQTYKPGEIADFLSQVQTYLDPSSLEIAWELLIEDGETVTPSQLANILFSESTLPQCYAAHCLLSEDKLYFKQKGDAYEPRSMAQVAERKHQIEVESQKAKGQQEFLARVEQALQGQVVEWQRLDRQRLEAIEKYATLLADVVMLKVNYDSLARACPPSAPVLETMNMLGRSATPQAAFQLLIDLGWWTSHENLFLRRSSISVQFPQKVLEVAQKRLDFPPTDLDTNRLDLTHLKVYTIDDESTTEIDDGLSWEILPDGKERLWVHIADPTRLLMPDDELDLEARKRGSTVYLPTGMIPMFPEVLATGPMSLVQGKVCCALSFGVILDEVGAVEDYCIHAGLIKPTYRLTYEDVDEMLELGVQAEPEIEAIANWAKIRKNWRYGQGAISINMPEAMIKVKDDNINIDVLDDSSSRQLVAEMMILAGEVAARYGQTHNIPLPFRGQPQPELPPDEELLQLPAGFVRSCAMRRCMPKSEMSITPVRHAGLGLDTYTQATSPIRRYSDLLTHFQLKAHLRGEGLPFSAEQLKEVMMTVMSTTQEATMVERQTNRYYALEYLRRHPEQVWQVTVLMWLREDSNLALILLEDLGLQLPMSFRRSVNLGENLLVKVSLADPQKDMIHFQEIMYQEAQSITN